A single genomic interval of Christensenellaceae bacterium 44-20 harbors:
- a CDS encoding 4Fe-4S dicluster domain-containing protein has translation MAKLTIREDICKGCGLCIEVCPKKILALHKEKINMKGYHPITLTDEAACIGCASCARMCPDCVFTVEK, from the coding sequence ATGGCAAAGCTGACCATCCGGGAAGATATCTGCAAAGGCTGCGGCCTGTGCATCGAGGTATGCCCTAAGAAGATTTTGGCTCTGCATAAGGAAAAAATCAATATGAAGGGGTATCATCCCATTACGCTGACAGACGAGGCGGCATGCATCGGCTGCGCTTCCTGCGCGCGCATGTGCCCGGACTGCGTATTTACGGTTGAAAAATAA
- a CDS encoding ATP-binding protein → MQFAKYTVLAGNYGSGKTEISLNLAVRAAKEGKRTMLVDLDIVNPFFRSSEHEEYLKSLGILVVKPNFANTTVDIPSLPAEIYSAFDRPLDAVIFDVGGDPVGASALGILQDKFRQNMAQTEFLYVVNGARPLQETPEAVLEMMRQIERNSRLRVSAFINNTNLARQTDLATIGRGEELVAALCAQTGLPKKCTAILEELAEKVQIEGEILPLHLYMRPAWLDENGQ, encoded by the coding sequence ATGCAATTTGCGAAATATACGGTGTTGGCAGGAAACTACGGCAGCGGGAAAACTGAGATTTCCCTGAATCTGGCGGTGCGGGCGGCAAAGGAAGGCAAGCGCACCATGCTGGTGGATCTGGATATCGTCAACCCGTTTTTCCGCTCCTCCGAGCATGAGGAGTATTTGAAAAGCCTGGGCATTTTGGTGGTCAAGCCCAATTTTGCCAATACGACGGTGGACATCCCATCGCTGCCAGCGGAGATCTATTCGGCCTTTGACCGGCCATTGGATGCGGTGATTTTCGACGTGGGCGGCGACCCGGTGGGCGCGTCGGCTTTGGGCATTTTGCAGGATAAATTCCGGCAGAACATGGCGCAGACCGAGTTCTTATATGTGGTAAACGGCGCGCGGCCGCTTCAGGAGACGCCGGAGGCTGTGCTGGAGATGATGCGGCAGATCGAGCGCAACAGCCGGCTTCGCGTATCGGCGTTCATCAATAACACCAACCTCGCCCGGCAGACGGACTTGGCGACCATCGGGCGGGGAGAGGAGCTGGTGGCGGCGCTCTGCGCCCAAACTGGCCTGCCCAAAAAGTGCACGGCGATTTTGGAGGAGCTTGCAGAGAAGGTGCAGATAGAAGGGGAAATTTTGCCGCTGCATCTGTATATGCGCCCGGCCTGGCTGGACGAGAACGGGCAATAA
- a CDS encoding 4Fe-4S binding protein has product MKRVAVDLEKCTRCGACVRRCPFGALRMGQEGLLHAPGKCVGECGICRLVCPEDAITYAEVSCGGCQGGSCGKCGRKGSCQGCKACGGK; this is encoded by the coding sequence ATGAAGCGGGTCGCAGTCGATTTGGAAAAATGCACGCGCTGCGGGGCGTGCGTGCGGCGCTGTCCTTTTGGGGCGCTGCGCATGGGGCAGGAAGGGCTGCTCCACGCGCCTGGGAAATGCGTGGGGGAGTGCGGGATTTGCAGGCTGGTTTGCCCGGAAGATGCGATCACATATGCCGAGGTTTCCTGCGGCGGATGCCAGGGCGGGAGCTGCGGCAAGTGCGGCAGGAAGGGCAGCTGCCAGGGATGCAAGGCCTGCGGCGGCAAATAG
- a CDS encoding FAD-dependent protein, with translation MQFLLHEISRPIQQSEDALPVLAAKKLGVAPGQILECEIVRKSIDARSRRDLCFKYSLLVRLPQKAGEKLEQKGLRAYAPQEPAPLELGEACLAGRAVVIGAGPCGLFAALLLAQHGFRPLVLERGAKMAQREADVQALREKGELNPESNICFGEGGAGTFSDGKLTTRIKDRRVQSVLGAFVRHGAPEQIRYEALPHLGTEHIRSAVVGLREEILSLGGEFEYGARFCDFEQKNGMLSVVYYEKGGAKIKVETGAAVLAIGHSARDTFEMLVSKGVALQPKAFAMGVRAEHRQQFIDERQYGKYAGHPELGAATYKLTAQHGGRGVYSFCMCPGGEVVCSATEPGGTAVNGMSYYARDLQNANSALVVSVFPEDMPAGPLGGVQLQRQIEQAAYRAAKGYGAVAQRYADFVRGMPSRSAGAIASSYRPYTVCGEIRDFLPGFLAEALAGAAQQFERKIPGFLQEGLLLGAETRTSCPVRILRGENFCANPDGLYPAGEGAGYAGGIMSSAVDGLKAAEAVIRRFRP, from the coding sequence ATGCAGTTTTTATTACACGAGATTTCCCGCCCCATCCAGCAGAGCGAGGATGCGCTGCCCGTTTTGGCGGCGAAAAAGCTGGGCGTCGCCCCCGGCCAGATTTTAGAGTGCGAAATTGTGCGCAAATCCATCGATGCCAGAAGCCGGCGGGACTTATGCTTCAAATACAGCCTGTTGGTGCGCCTGCCGCAAAAGGCGGGCGAAAAGCTGGAGCAAAAAGGACTGCGGGCATATGCCCCCCAGGAGCCGGCACCGCTGGAGCTGGGGGAAGCGTGCCTGGCCGGAAGGGCAGTTGTGATAGGCGCAGGGCCCTGCGGGCTTTTTGCGGCGCTGCTTCTGGCGCAGCACGGCTTTCGGCCGCTGGTGCTCGAGCGCGGCGCCAAGATGGCCCAGCGGGAGGCGGATGTGCAGGCACTGCGGGAAAAAGGCGAGCTCAATCCCGAGAGCAATATCTGCTTTGGCGAGGGCGGCGCCGGCACTTTTTCGGATGGCAAGCTGACCACGCGCATCAAGGATCGGCGGGTGCAGAGCGTGCTGGGCGCATTTGTGCGCCACGGCGCGCCCGAACAGATCCGCTATGAGGCGCTGCCGCATCTGGGCACAGAGCATATCCGCAGTGCAGTCGTGGGTCTGCGGGAAGAGATTTTGTCGCTGGGCGGGGAGTTCGAATACGGCGCACGCTTTTGCGATTTTGAGCAGAAGAACGGTATGCTTTCCGTGGTTTATTACGAGAAAGGCGGCGCGAAAATAAAAGTCGAAACGGGAGCGGCGGTTCTGGCCATTGGCCACAGCGCCCGGGATACCTTCGAGATGCTGGTGAGCAAAGGAGTTGCCCTTCAGCCCAAAGCCTTTGCCATGGGCGTGCGGGCAGAGCACAGGCAGCAATTCATCGATGAGCGGCAATACGGCAAATACGCGGGCCACCCAGAGCTGGGCGCGGCAACGTATAAGCTGACGGCACAGCACGGAGGGCGGGGCGTTTATAGCTTCTGCATGTGCCCGGGCGGCGAAGTGGTCTGCTCGGCGACCGAGCCGGGCGGCACGGCAGTCAACGGCATGAGCTACTATGCCAGAGACTTGCAGAATGCCAACAGCGCGCTGGTGGTCTCGGTTTTCCCGGAGGATATGCCGGCCGGGCCGCTGGGCGGCGTACAGCTGCAGCGGCAAATCGAGCAGGCGGCCTACCGGGCGGCAAAGGGCTATGGAGCGGTTGCCCAGCGGTATGCGGATTTTGTGCGAGGAATGCCCAGCCGCAGTGCCGGGGCGATTGCGAGCTCCTACCGGCCGTATACCGTCTGCGGGGAAATCCGGGATTTCCTTCCCGGCTTTTTGGCGGAAGCCCTGGCCGGGGCGGCGCAGCAGTTTGAGCGGAAAATTCCGGGGTTCTTGCAGGAGGGGCTGCTGCTGGGCGCGGAAACCAGGACTTCCTGCCCGGTGCGCATTCTGCGCGGTGAGAATTTCTGCGCAAACCCGGACGGGCTCTATCCTGCCGGGGAGGGCGCGGGCTATGCCGGGGGCATCATGTCTTCGGCGGTAGACGGCCTCAAGGCGGCGGAAGCAGTGATCCGGAGGTTCCGCCCATGA
- a CDS encoding CdaR family protein gives MKKDFLKRAKKALTTNWPLKLVALLFAAALWAYVISSENPVRPLEVENVRISYTGMDSLTARGLTVDKRDLQEAVDVTVAAGQQYHKNITADNIRVVADLSDISAKGTYEIKLQTSVMTINASVKRVTNTTVQVKVDDLVQRTIPVRCILEGEPQEGYYVGQPVLSEESIVISGARDELEQIVEAVCHISIDGISQSSKTSHVLELLSAGGEAAPSYIVDGSVPSVIVELNVLCKKTVPIDQQTVKDRVTNIKDGYEAVGVTLNPAEVEIVGSEEALAKIEMIQLRPFSAENADKSVLLSAELQIPEGVEVLGGAKVDAYVQIAEIQGQQHFTGVEIGAVNLGSGLRATLQTRSADVTISGGLSAVRGLTRKNVVLYVDLVGLSEGSYVLPVRAEEIAGVDASGVSVGVGSITVTIRRR, from the coding sequence GTGAAGAAAGACTTTCTAAAGCGCGCCAAAAAGGCGCTGACGACCAACTGGCCGCTGAAATTAGTCGCCCTGCTTTTTGCGGCGGCGCTCTGGGCATATGTCATCTCCTCGGAAAACCCCGTCCGCCCGCTGGAGGTGGAAAATGTCCGCATTTCCTATACGGGCATGGATTCGCTGACGGCGCGGGGGCTGACGGTAGATAAGAGGGATTTGCAGGAGGCTGTGGACGTTACGGTTGCCGCGGGCCAGCAATATCATAAAAATATCACCGCGGATAATATCCGCGTTGTGGCGGATTTATCGGATATCTCCGCAAAGGGGACATATGAGATCAAACTGCAGACCAGCGTGATGACGATCAACGCATCCGTCAAGCGGGTAACAAACACGACTGTTCAGGTTAAAGTTGACGATTTGGTACAGCGCACGATCCCGGTGCGGTGCATTTTGGAGGGCGAGCCGCAGGAGGGTTATTATGTGGGCCAGCCAGTGCTTTCGGAGGAATCCATCGTCATCTCGGGCGCCAGGGATGAGCTGGAGCAGATTGTCGAGGCGGTTTGCCATATTTCCATCGACGGCATCTCGCAGAGCTCTAAAACCAGCCATGTGCTGGAGCTTTTGAGCGCAGGAGGGGAGGCCGCCCCAAGCTATATCGTGGATGGCTCGGTTCCTTCTGTGATTGTGGAGCTCAATGTGCTCTGCAAAAAGACCGTGCCCATCGATCAGCAGACGGTGAAGGACCGCGTGACCAATATCAAAGACGGCTATGAGGCGGTGGGCGTAACGCTCAATCCGGCGGAAGTGGAGATCGTGGGCAGCGAAGAGGCGCTGGCCAAGATTGAGATGATTCAGCTTAGGCCATTCTCGGCCGAAAATGCAGATAAGAGCGTGCTGCTCTCGGCAGAGCTGCAAATCCCGGAAGGTGTGGAAGTGCTGGGCGGCGCAAAAGTGGATGCCTATGTTCAGATTGCCGAGATTCAGGGGCAGCAGCACTTTACGGGCGTCGAAATTGGCGCGGTCAACCTGGGCTCGGGCCTGCGGGCGACGCTGCAAACCAGAAGCGCGGATGTAACCATTTCAGGTGGGCTTTCGGCTGTGCGCGGGCTTACGCGCAAAAATGTTGTGCTGTATGTGGATCTCGTCGGGCTTTCGGAGGGGAGCTATGTGCTGCCCGTCCGGGCGGAGGAGATTGCCGGTGTGGATGCTTCGGGCGTCTCGGTGGGCGTAGGCAGCATTACGGTTACTATCCGGCGCAGGTAG
- the cdaA gene encoding diadenylate cyclase CdaA produces MANFFENLGNSAIHFSIMDVVDILLVAGITYGLLRLTSKTRASQVFKGLALFIVLAWICKAVGLSTVNWLLSSFIDAGALLLVVIFQPEIRRAFEKLGRGGLFEMPFSAEEDASRPHIEEIERAVLNMSIRKIGALMVFERKTGMKDVIESGNLLNARISSQLIENVFFPNSPMHDGAMILRGDKIVAAGCFLPLSDNKQISSELGTRHRAALGISELSDAYIIIVSEETGVISMAHEGTITRYLDRKALHAILEGIYEKGPAKSKLLRRKGEKKQ; encoded by the coding sequence GTGGCAAACTTTTTTGAGAATCTAGGAAATTCCGCAATTCATTTTTCCATCATGGATGTTGTGGATATTTTGCTGGTCGCTGGCATCACATACGGGCTGCTGCGGCTGACGAGCAAAACCCGCGCATCTCAGGTCTTTAAAGGCCTGGCGCTGTTTATCGTGCTGGCATGGATCTGCAAGGCGGTTGGCCTCTCGACGGTCAACTGGCTGCTGTCTTCGTTTATCGATGCCGGTGCGCTGCTTTTGGTTGTCATTTTTCAGCCGGAAATCCGCCGGGCCTTTGAAAAGCTGGGCCGCGGGGGGCTGTTTGAAATGCCGTTTTCCGCGGAGGAGGATGCCTCCCGCCCGCATATCGAGGAGATCGAGCGGGCTGTGCTCAATATGTCTATCCGCAAAATCGGCGCGCTCATGGTTTTTGAGAGAAAGACGGGCATGAAAGACGTCATCGAGAGCGGCAATTTGCTGAACGCGCGCATCTCCAGCCAGCTGATCGAAAATGTTTTCTTCCCCAATTCGCCCATGCACGACGGCGCTATGATCCTGCGCGGGGATAAGATCGTGGCGGCGGGCTGTTTCCTGCCGCTCTCGGATAACAAGCAGATTTCCTCCGAGCTGGGCACGCGGCACCGCGCCGCTCTGGGCATTTCCGAACTTTCGGATGCCTATATTATCATCGTCTCGGAAGAGACGGGCGTCATTTCCATGGCGCATGAGGGGACGATCACGCGCTATCTCGATCGAAAAGCGCTGCACGCCATTTTAGAGGGAATATACGAAAAAGGCCCCGCCAAGAGTAAGCTTTTGCGCAGAAAGGGGGAGAAAAAGCAGTGA
- a CDS encoding HAMP domain-containing sensor histidine kinase, with amino-acid sequence MRSGLVRSLVFWYSVIVFATFGVLNLAVSGMIGSSNEKNIEADLRGFQESSEVFLSRYVLKNGVWGYQEVGDSLCAVLGSNLKIYSTTGELLYNALFADEQAPGDDMAYASQGKSAYTVYTSGKDTRVYFSFLVEEFGIIRMEVDYSELYQSGSYISRMVLYSSASVLVTALVLLVVFAGKVIEPVNRLRNAVVELTEDPSSAMPLPIRHKDEIGELTREYNKMAAIIREQLREITLEKSALEEAVAYRKHFYDNVTHELKTPLTIILGYAEMMEDTDFSDLEFSKKGIHHIISESKRLRDMVTALLDATRVGVSDTSDFEMVDLAGLLRDTAASMNLKAARQQKEIVLSLPEEEQSLRVWGSREQLIQMFINLMDNAIKHGSGSKISVFSQRLGEHVEISVQNEIEKQISEEELARLFIPFYRQREEGAEPGSVGLGLAICRKIAESHGGNISALLPDEGRICIRVLLLSVQTEAPAEEF; translated from the coding sequence TTGCGTTCGGGGCTTGTGCGGAGCCTGGTGTTCTGGTATTCCGTCATCGTATTCGCGACGTTTGGCGTGCTGAATTTGGCGGTTTCCGGCATGATCGGATCCAGCAATGAAAAGAATATTGAGGCGGATCTGCGCGGCTTTCAGGAGAGCAGCGAGGTGTTTTTATCCCGCTATGTCCTCAAAAACGGCGTCTGGGGATACCAGGAGGTGGGCGACAGCCTTTGCGCCGTGCTGGGCAGCAACCTGAAGATTTACAGCACAACCGGAGAGCTGCTCTATAACGCGCTTTTCGCAGACGAGCAGGCGCCCGGCGACGATATGGCGTATGCATCGCAGGGCAAAAGCGCCTATACCGTCTATACCTCGGGAAAAGATACCCGCGTGTATTTTTCCTTTCTGGTGGAGGAGTTTGGGATCATCCGCATGGAAGTGGATTATTCCGAGCTCTATCAGAGCGGCAGCTATATCAGCCGCATGGTGCTCTATAGCAGCGCGAGTGTTCTGGTAACGGCGCTGGTTCTGCTGGTGGTCTTTGCGGGAAAAGTCATCGAGCCGGTCAACCGCCTGCGCAACGCAGTGGTAGAGCTGACGGAAGACCCGAGCTCTGCCATGCCGCTGCCCATCCGCCATAAGGATGAGATTGGCGAGCTGACCCGGGAATACAACAAGATGGCGGCCATCATCCGCGAACAGCTTCGGGAGATCACGCTGGAAAAGAGCGCGCTGGAAGAGGCTGTGGCCTACCGCAAGCATTTTTACGACAACGTGACCCATGAGCTGAAAACGCCGCTGACCATCATTTTGGGCTATGCAGAGATGATGGAGGATACGGATTTTTCGGATCTGGAGTTCAGCAAAAAGGGGATTCATCACATCATCAGCGAGAGCAAGCGCCTGCGCGATATGGTAACGGCGCTACTGGATGCGACGCGCGTCGGCGTTTCGGATACCTCGGATTTTGAAATGGTGGATTTGGCCGGGCTGCTGCGGGATACGGCGGCTTCTATGAACCTCAAGGCCGCGCGCCAGCAGAAGGAGATTGTGCTCTCTCTGCCTGAGGAGGAGCAGAGCCTGCGCGTCTGGGGCAGCCGGGAACAGCTGATCCAGATGTTCATCAACCTGATGGATAACGCCATCAAGCATGGCTCGGGCAGCAAAATCTCCGTGTTTTCCCAGCGGCTGGGGGAACACGTGGAAATATCCGTGCAAAACGAAATAGAAAAGCAAATCTCGGAAGAGGAGCTGGCCAGGCTGTTCATCCCCTTTTACCGCCAGCGGGAAGAAGGCGCAGAGCCGGGCTCCGTCGGGCTGGGGCTGGCTATTTGCCGCAAAATTGCAGAGAGCCACGGGGGCAATATTTCGGCGCTGCTGCCGGATGAGGGGCGCATCTGCATTCGGGTGCTGCTGCTCAGTGTGCAGACGGAAGCTCCCGCGGAGGAGTTTTGA
- a CDS encoding response regulator transcription factor has product MPEILIIEDERPIAELLKYSLEREGYAVRMAHTGSDGLAAIESALPDLILLDLMLPDMDGLDICRQVTQQRKVPIIIVSAKNDQVDKIIGLEYGADDYITKPFDIREVLLRMQSVLRRGGAASPEPGSEDMLRQGDLCLIRSKHEVKKGGMRIELTPKEFDLLAILLENKGKVLSRAELLEKVWEFAYIGDTRTVDIHIQRLRRKLGADKLIETVFGVGYKIRED; this is encoded by the coding sequence ATGCCGGAAATTTTGATTATAGAAGATGAACGCCCAATCGCAGAGCTTTTGAAGTATAGCCTGGAGCGGGAGGGATATGCCGTGCGCATGGCGCATACCGGCTCAGACGGCCTTGCGGCGATTGAATCCGCACTTCCGGATTTGATTTTGCTGGATCTCATGCTCCCGGATATGGACGGCCTGGATATTTGCAGGCAGGTTACGCAGCAGCGCAAGGTGCCGATCATCATCGTCTCTGCCAAGAACGATCAGGTGGATAAGATCATCGGTCTGGAATACGGCGCGGATGACTATATCACAAAGCCTTTCGATATCCGCGAGGTGCTGCTGCGGATGCAGTCGGTTTTGCGCCGGGGCGGGGCGGCTTCGCCGGAGCCAGGATCCGAGGATATGCTAAGGCAGGGGGATCTCTGCCTGATTCGCAGCAAGCATGAAGTCAAAAAAGGCGGGATGCGCATCGAGCTGACGCCCAAAGAGTTCGACTTGCTGGCGATTCTGCTGGAAAACAAGGGCAAAGTGCTCTCCAGAGCAGAGCTTTTGGAGAAAGTCTGGGAGTTTGCCTATATCGGCGATACGCGCACGGTGGATATCCATATCCAGCGCCTGCGCAGAAAACTCGGGGCGGATAAGCTCATCGAGACGGTGTTTGGCGTGGGCTATAAGATTCGGGAGGATTAG
- a CDS encoding DUF421 domain-containing protein, translating into MPMLNIIIKTIIIYIVLFLAMRVMGQRQSGQLQPYELVITLIIAEVASTPMDNPGIPLFYGLVPAATLILLYYLFSFLCLKSRRLRSFICGSPSILIHNGKVQYGEIKRIGYNMSDMIEQLRLKGQTNIATIHYAILETNGQLSVLPFGSSAPVTPSDMDLEVPEKGTLCSAIVLDGSFNPPTLKRLNLDEQKALKLLHTLGYSNLKDVVILTVSEAGDVFVQDKKGSTRQITLPSGLSC; encoded by the coding sequence ATGCCTATGCTGAATATTATCATTAAAACCATCATCATCTATATCGTTTTATTTCTGGCCATGCGCGTCATGGGGCAGCGGCAGAGCGGGCAGCTTCAGCCCTATGAGCTGGTCATCACGCTGATCATCGCGGAAGTCGCCTCGACTCCCATGGACAACCCCGGCATTCCGCTGTTTTATGGGCTGGTGCCCGCGGCAACGCTGATTTTGCTCTACTATCTTTTCTCCTTTCTCTGCCTCAAAAGCCGGCGCCTGCGCTCGTTTATCTGCGGCTCGCCCAGCATTCTCATCCATAATGGGAAAGTGCAGTACGGCGAGATCAAGCGCATCGGCTACAATATGAGCGACATGATAGAGCAGCTGCGGCTCAAGGGGCAGACGAACATCGCCACTATCCATTATGCCATTTTGGAGACCAACGGCCAGCTGAGCGTTTTGCCCTTTGGCTCCAGCGCGCCCGTCACGCCCAGCGATATGGACCTGGAAGTGCCGGAAAAGGGAACGCTCTGCTCTGCCATCGTGCTGGACGGCAGCTTCAACCCGCCCACGCTCAAGCGGTTAAACCTGGATGAACAGAAGGCGCTGAAATTACTGCATACGCTTGGATATTCCAATCTCAAAGACGTCGTCATCCTGACGGTTTCCGAGGCGGGCGATGTATTTGTGCAGGATAAAAAGGGCAGCACGCGCCAAATTACCCTGCCCAGCGGTCTGTCATGCTAA
- a CDS encoding DUF4363 family protein, giving the protein MLKNIVIAILVLGLAGICFFQNWYLSDAVSDLQKATAELQTELDAENWEAAQDVYQKLMRHWDKNFKLLSCFLLHEEVDHAGVELHSIGAQLEIRDKQMLSYSIPRLSYYLKHMQDGDSLQIENIL; this is encoded by the coding sequence ATGTTAAAAAATATCGTCATCGCCATCTTGGTGCTCGGTCTGGCGGGCATCTGCTTTTTCCAAAACTGGTACCTTTCCGACGCAGTCTCGGATCTGCAAAAAGCGACGGCAGAACTCCAGACCGAGCTGGACGCGGAAAACTGGGAAGCCGCGCAGGACGTCTACCAAAAGCTCATGCGGCATTGGGACAAGAATTTCAAGCTGCTTTCCTGCTTTTTGCTGCATGAAGAAGTGGACCATGCCGGCGTGGAACTGCACAGCATCGGTGCGCAGCTGGAGATCCGCGATAAGCAGATGCTTTCCTACAGCATTCCCCGGTTATCCTATTATCTCAAACACATGCAGGACGGCGATTCCCTGCAAATAGAAAATATTCTGTGA
- a CDS encoding TIGR03915 family putative DNA repair protein: protein MTAKEEKDMVLRRDIAYEYDGSFEGFLCCVYDAFYRREAPAIFAGNAQAFLYETRRVASDERAGKVLDSIREKIGREMVDFLRLCLLTCLPDKEEQMLRLIRMGYQKGAGVLQMLADPCVNALQKAVFALTHEAHQFTGFVRFREAGGALFAIIRPKNQVLSLMEPHFCARFNAESFLIYDKTYKQALVHQPGRTGIFPLEHFELPEAGEEERAYQQLWRLFYQTIEVPGRHNERQRQTLMPKRYWASLTEFETPAGAIPHQVYRAACGSQPPAKQKIAGQKSD from the coding sequence TTGACTGCGAAAGAGGAGAAGGATATGGTGCTGCGCAGAGATATTGCATATGAATACGACGGATCCTTTGAGGGCTTCCTGTGCTGCGTTTACGACGCGTTCTACCGCCGGGAAGCGCCGGCCATCTTTGCCGGGAACGCACAGGCGTTTCTATACGAGACGCGGCGCGTCGCAAGCGACGAGCGCGCCGGCAAAGTGCTGGATTCCATCCGGGAAAAGATCGGGCGGGAGATGGTGGATTTTCTGCGCCTCTGCTTGCTGACCTGCCTGCCGGATAAGGAAGAGCAGATGCTGCGCCTGATTCGCATGGGCTATCAGAAGGGCGCCGGCGTCTTGCAGATGCTGGCAGACCCTTGCGTGAACGCACTGCAAAAGGCGGTCTTTGCCCTGACGCATGAGGCGCATCAGTTTACGGGGTTTGTGCGTTTTCGCGAGGCGGGCGGTGCGCTCTTTGCCATCATCCGCCCCAAAAACCAGGTGCTGAGCCTGATGGAGCCGCATTTTTGCGCGCGCTTCAATGCCGAATCCTTTTTGATTTACGATAAGACATATAAGCAGGCGCTGGTGCATCAGCCCGGTCGTACGGGCATTTTCCCGCTGGAGCATTTTGAACTGCCCGAGGCAGGCGAAGAAGAGCGCGCCTACCAGCAGCTTTGGCGGCTTTTTTACCAGACCATCGAGGTGCCCGGGCGGCACAATGAGCGCCAGCGGCAGACGCTCATGCCCAAGCGCTACTGGGCATCTTTGACTGAGTTCGAGACCCCTGCCGGTGCAATTCCCCATCAGGTATACCGCGCGGCCTGCGGCAGCCAGCCGCCGGCAAAACAGAAAATTGCCGGGCAGAAGAGCGATTGA
- a CDS encoding putative DNA modification/repair radical SAM protein: MTIAEKLEILTDAAKYDVACTSSGVDRGGQKGKIGSATAVGICHTFAADGRCISLLKVLLSNACAYDCAYCQNRRSNDIRRASFTPRELADLTIGFYRRNYIEGLFLSSGVLKNPDYTTELMIEALRILREEYGFLGYIHAKAIPGADPALTERLGYLADRMSVNIELPSRGSLQLLAPEKKADQIFSPMEQIRDGMEENRAALVKYRSAPKFVPAGQSTQMIIGASGETDYQILNLSAGLYKKYKLKRVFFSAYIPVVEGKNLPSLDTKPPLLREHRLYQADWLLRFYGFDAGELLSEKTPNFNPYLDPKCNWAVNHMELFPLEINRCPYEMLLRIPGIGVRGAGKIYRARKMSALDFEDLRRMGIVLKRAKFFITCKGKTMPGVDLRPQAVLKSLVSGKEVIPALAPRQLSLFEPSPEDLAKSISGQL, encoded by the coding sequence ATGACCATCGCAGAAAAACTTGAAATTTTAACAGACGCGGCAAAATACGATGTGGCCTGCACTTCCAGCGGAGTGGACCGCGGCGGCCAGAAAGGGAAGATTGGCAGTGCGACAGCCGTGGGCATTTGCCATACGTTTGCCGCAGATGGGCGCTGCATTTCCCTGCTAAAAGTGCTTTTGAGCAATGCCTGCGCCTATGATTGCGCCTATTGCCAGAACCGGCGCAGCAACGATATTCGCCGGGCGAGCTTTACGCCGAGAGAGCTGGCGGATCTCACCATCGGTTTTTACCGCAGAAACTATATCGAGGGGCTGTTTTTGAGCTCCGGCGTTCTGAAAAACCCGGATTACACCACCGAGCTGATGATAGAAGCGCTGCGCATTCTGCGGGAGGAATATGGCTTTTTGGGCTATATCCATGCCAAGGCCATTCCCGGTGCAGATCCCGCGCTGACCGAGCGGCTTGGGTATTTGGCGGATCGCATGAGCGTCAACATCGAGTTGCCCTCCCGAGGAAGCTTGCAGCTTTTGGCGCCGGAAAAGAAAGCGGATCAAATCTTTTCGCCGATGGAGCAAATCCGCGATGGCATGGAGGAAAACCGGGCGGCGCTGGTCAAATACCGTTCGGCGCCCAAATTCGTGCCGGCCGGGCAGAGCACGCAGATGATCATCGGCGCTTCCGGCGAGACGGATTATCAGATCCTGAATCTCTCCGCCGGGCTTTATAAGAAATACAAGCTCAAGCGCGTGTTCTTTTCGGCCTATATCCCGGTGGTGGAGGGTAAAAACCTGCCTTCGCTGGATACCAAGCCGCCGCTGCTGCGGGAGCACCGGCTCTATCAGGCAGACTGGCTGTTGCGCTTTTATGGCTTCGATGCCGGGGAGCTGCTCAGCGAAAAGACGCCGAACTTCAACCCCTATCTCGATCCCAAGTGCAACTGGGCTGTGAACCATATGGAGCTGTTTCCGCTGGAGATCAACCGCTGTCCCTATGAAATGCTGCTGCGCATTCCGGGCATCGGCGTGCGCGGGGCGGGAAAAATCTACCGAGCCAGAAAGATGAGCGCGCTGGATTTTGAGGATCTGCGGCGGATGGGCATCGTCTTAAAGCGGGCAAAATTCTTCATCACCTGCAAGGGCAAGACCATGCCCGGGGTAGATCTGCGGCCGCAGGCGGTGCTAAAAAGCCTTGTTTCGGGCAAAGAAGTCATTCCGGCGCTGGCGCCCAGACAGCTTTCGCTTTTTGAGCCCTCGCCGGAGGATTTGGCAAAAAGCATTTCGGGGCAGCTTTGA